One window of Tenacibaculum maritimum NCIMB 2154 genomic DNA carries:
- a CDS encoding MBL fold metallo-hydrolase translates to MKITFLGTGTSQGIPMIANNHPVCLSEDAKDKRLRSSIMISWGNYNYVIDCGPDFRQQMLREKVQSINGILFTHEHSDHTAGFDDIRPYCFQIGEMPIYGTSQVFKSLEKRFEYIFATENRYPGAPTVVKNSINESPFYLGEVKVTPVKVMHGKLPVTAYRFGNVAYLTDVKTVEKKEKEKLLDLDVLIVNALRLETHPTHLNLEEALSLIEELNPKKAYLTHISHKLGFHKRVQETLPNNIFLAFDGLQITL, encoded by the coding sequence ATGAAGATAACTTTTTTAGGAACAGGAACCTCTCAAGGAATACCAATGATAGCCAATAATCATCCGGTGTGCTTATCTGAAGATGCAAAAGATAAGAGATTACGGTCTTCAATTATGATTTCATGGGGTAATTATAATTATGTTATAGATTGTGGACCTGATTTTAGACAGCAAATGTTACGAGAAAAAGTTCAATCGATAAATGGTATTTTATTTACACATGAACATTCAGATCATACTGCTGGTTTTGATGATATTAGACCTTATTGTTTTCAAATAGGAGAAATGCCTATTTATGGAACAAGCCAAGTGTTTAAAAGTTTGGAGAAGAGGTTTGAATATATTTTTGCTACAGAAAACCGTTACCCAGGAGCTCCCACAGTCGTAAAAAATAGTATTAATGAATCTCCATTTTATTTAGGAGAGGTAAAGGTTACCCCTGTAAAAGTTATGCATGGTAAATTGCCAGTAACGGCTTATAGATTTGGAAATGTAGCTTATTTAACGGATGTAAAAACAGTAGAAAAGAAAGAAAAAGAGAAGCTTTTGGACTTGGACGTTTTGATAGTGAATGCATTGCGATTAGAGACGCACCCTACGCATCTTAATTTGGAAGAGGCTTTAAGTTTAATAGAAGAGTTAAATCCCAAAAAGGCATATTTAACTCATATTTCGCATAAATTAGGATTTCATAAAAGGGTACAGGAAACATTGCCTAATAACATTTTTTTGGCATTTGATGGTTTGCAAATCACATTATAG
- the yaaA gene encoding peroxide stress protein YaaA, with protein MKIIISPAKSLDFETKVSTTLHTQPQFKEKSEKLNKKLKTLSRKELSELMKISDDLAAMNYDRNQVWALPFSLENAKQAVYAFTGEVYRGIDVASLDNEKFPILQDRLRILSGLYGMLKPLDLIQPYRLEMGTRLKVGEKENLYKFWGDDIVEALNREIPDDELFVNLASTEYFKVIPKKKLKVPIITPVFKDLKNGEYKMIMTFAKKARGMMVRYIIDNNITTLEGLKGFNIGNYGFSSEMSTETELVFIR; from the coding sequence ATGAAAATCATTATATCTCCAGCAAAATCATTGGATTTTGAAACAAAAGTGTCAACAACTTTACATACACAGCCTCAGTTTAAAGAAAAATCTGAAAAGCTTAATAAGAAGTTGAAAACATTATCTAGAAAAGAATTATCAGAGTTAATGAAAATTTCTGATGATTTAGCGGCAATGAATTATGATAGAAATCAAGTTTGGGCGCTACCTTTTTCTTTGGAAAATGCGAAACAGGCAGTTTATGCATTTACAGGAGAAGTATATAGAGGAATTGATGTGGCGTCTTTAGATAATGAGAAGTTTCCAATATTGCAAGACCGATTACGTATATTGTCAGGATTATACGGAATGTTAAAGCCATTAGATTTAATACAACCGTATCGATTAGAAATGGGAACTCGTTTAAAAGTTGGAGAAAAAGAAAACTTATATAAATTTTGGGGAGACGATATTGTAGAAGCTTTAAATAGAGAAATACCAGATGATGAATTATTCGTAAACTTAGCAAGTACTGAGTATTTTAAAGTAATACCGAAAAAGAAGCTTAAGGTTCCAATAATTACACCTGTATTTAAAGATTTGAAAAATGGAGAGTATAAAATGATCATGACTTTTGCAAAGAAAGCAAGAGGTATGATGGTTCGTTATATAATAGATAATAATATAACTACTTTGGAAGGTTTAAAAGGATTTAATATTGGAAATTATGGCTTCTCTTCTGAAATGTCAACAGAAACGGAGTTAGTTTTTATAAGATAA
- a CDS encoding L-serine ammonia-lyase, with protein sequence MSQFISVFDMLKIGVGPSSSHTLGPWRAAQQWIQKLKKDAIFDAITGIRIDLYGSLSLTGKGHATDLSVLLGLSGTDPEYIPINDIDLIIEKIKKTNTLSFNAEKELSFSTDNVVFNKDFLPFHSNGLTFRGFSKGNEISTETYYSIGGGFVIQEKTEGVEEIEITKDNFPFPINKATQLEAYCKKEGKSISEIVFRNELVLKTEHEINNELKRVWDTMLECMYIGCHTEGILPGGLNVKRRAFDTHQKLIKNASYNNADEWISAIRNTEVKFREILKWVSCFALSVNEVNASLGRVVTAPTNGSAGVIPAVLMYYLVIENHQADIQHIKKFLLVAGEIGSIFKKNATISAAMGGCQAEIGVSSAMAAAALTELLGGTPSQCLVAAEIAMEHHLGLTCDPIGGLVQVPCIERNAMGAIKAINAAELALDCDPKTAKVPLDKVIDTMWETAKDMNRNYKETSEGGLAITVGLADC encoded by the coding sequence ATGTCGCAATTTATTAGTGTATTTGACATGCTAAAGATTGGTGTTGGTCCATCAAGCTCACATACTTTAGGCCCTTGGAGAGCTGCTCAACAATGGATTCAAAAGCTTAAAAAGGACGCTATTTTTGATGCAATTACAGGCATTCGAATAGATTTATATGGCTCTTTATCTTTAACAGGAAAAGGACACGCTACTGATTTATCCGTTTTGTTAGGACTAAGTGGAACAGATCCTGAATATATCCCTATTAATGACATCGATCTTATCATTGAAAAAATAAAAAAAACAAATACACTATCATTCAATGCAGAAAAAGAACTTTCTTTCTCTACTGATAATGTAGTTTTTAATAAAGATTTTTTACCTTTCCACTCAAATGGGTTAACATTTAGAGGTTTCTCTAAAGGAAATGAAATTTCTACTGAAACTTATTATTCTATTGGAGGAGGTTTTGTTATTCAAGAAAAAACAGAAGGCGTCGAAGAAATAGAAATCACTAAAGATAATTTTCCTTTCCCTATAAACAAAGCTACTCAATTAGAGGCATATTGTAAAAAAGAAGGAAAATCAATTTCAGAAATCGTTTTTAGAAATGAATTAGTCTTAAAAACAGAACATGAAATTAATAACGAATTAAAACGGGTATGGGACACCATGCTTGAATGTATGTATATAGGTTGTCATACAGAAGGCATACTTCCTGGAGGATTGAATGTAAAAAGAAGAGCTTTTGACACGCATCAAAAACTAATTAAAAATGCCTCTTATAACAATGCTGACGAATGGATTTCTGCCATCAGAAATACAGAAGTCAAATTTAGAGAAATACTAAAATGGGTCAGTTGCTTTGCTTTATCAGTAAATGAAGTGAATGCCTCTCTGGGAAGGGTGGTAACAGCTCCTACTAATGGCAGCGCAGGGGTTATTCCTGCCGTTCTGATGTACTATTTGGTTATTGAAAACCACCAAGCCGATATTCAACACATTAAAAAATTCTTACTCGTTGCTGGTGAAATAGGGAGTATTTTTAAAAAGAATGCAACCATATCTGCTGCCATGGGCGGGTGCCAAGCTGAAATTGGCGTTTCTTCAGCAATGGCCGCAGCCGCTTTAACCGAACTATTAGGCGGAACCCCTTCTCAATGCCTAGTTGCCGCAGAAATTGCAATGGAGCATCATTTAGGTTTGACTTGCGACCCTATTGGTGGACTGGTACAAGTTCCTTGTATTGAACGAAATGCAATGGGAGCTATCAAAGCTATTAATGCCGCTGAACTGGCATTAGACTGCGATCCTAAAACAGCTAAAGTACCTCTAGATAAAGTAATTGATACAATGTGGGAAACTGCAAAAGATATGAACCGTAATTACAAAGAAACTTCAGAAGGAGGTCTTGCTATTACAGTTGGGCTAGCCGACTGCTAA
- a CDS encoding DUF2853 family protein, with protein sequence MSKFDEKVALYKNFMDDKNMSFDADLLKAVTKGLGPSIYKRDAETVSGSDPKELETVKKNFLIKKLGLSDSPKLDDAIAKVVDKIGKSERSKYRAVVYYLLVKEFNKESVYGM encoded by the coding sequence ATGAGTAAATTTGACGAAAAGGTAGCATTGTACAAAAATTTTATGGATGATAAAAACATGAGTTTTGATGCAGATTTATTAAAAGCTGTAACCAAAGGCTTAGGTCCATCTATTTATAAGAGAGATGCTGAAACTGTATCAGGATCAGACCCAAAAGAATTAGAAACTGTGAAGAAAAACTTCTTAATCAAGAAGTTAGGCTTATCAGATAGTCCTAAATTAGATGATGCTATTGCTAAAGTAGTTGATAAAATAGGAAAATCTGAGAGAAGTAAATATAGAGCTGTTGTTTACTATTTACTAGTTAAAGAGTTTAACAAGGAATCTGTGTACGGAATGTAG
- a CDS encoding tetratricopeptide repeat protein, translating to MSLSKFESMLKTNNVYFFDSVEFEEIIQHYLDSGKHSLAKKAVKLGLEQHPSSIILKLLKVELLVFEDKLEKAVKWLSEVEAVEPHNEEVFIQKAIILSKRGKHKKAVSILKKGLEYSNEPADIWSIMGMEYLYLDDFEHARRSFEKCVALDFEDYSSLYNVVYCFDMNNQHQEAATFLKEYIDKNPYSEVAWHQLGRQYFVLNNFEEALKAFDYAVVIDESFIGGYLEKAKTLEKLDRYEEAIENYIITTELDDPMAFAYIRIGKCFEKLKDADTAVKYYKKAVHEDPLLEKGWVLLANLYYREKDYQKAVYYIGKALQIDDTKASYWRKYADINLKLDFYEEAIKAFYKCIQLDDFAIEIYIGLADVLQFLGDFNDALKVLIKAKRRYENFAEIEYRLSGLFMILDEEAYSLTHLKNGLAIDFESHSIIKELYPTVFEKENVKKIISEYKV from the coding sequence ATGTCACTATCGAAATTTGAATCAATGTTAAAAACAAATAATGTATATTTCTTCGATTCTGTGGAATTCGAAGAAATTATTCAGCATTATTTAGATTCAGGAAAGCATTCATTAGCAAAAAAAGCTGTAAAATTAGGATTAGAGCAGCACCCATCTTCTATAATTTTGAAGTTATTAAAGGTAGAATTACTAGTTTTTGAAGATAAATTAGAGAAAGCTGTAAAATGGCTATCCGAGGTAGAAGCAGTTGAACCGCATAATGAAGAGGTATTCATTCAAAAAGCAATTATTCTTTCGAAAAGAGGAAAGCACAAAAAGGCAGTAAGCATACTAAAAAAAGGGTTAGAGTATTCAAATGAACCTGCTGATATATGGTCTATCATGGGAATGGAGTATTTGTATCTAGATGATTTTGAACATGCAAGACGGAGTTTTGAAAAATGTGTAGCTTTAGACTTTGAGGATTATTCGTCACTATACAATGTAGTATATTGTTTTGATATGAATAATCAGCATCAAGAAGCTGCTACTTTCTTAAAAGAATATATTGATAAAAACCCTTATAGTGAAGTTGCATGGCATCAATTAGGAAGACAATATTTTGTGTTAAATAATTTTGAAGAAGCTTTAAAAGCTTTTGATTATGCTGTAGTAATAGATGAAAGTTTTATTGGTGGTTACTTAGAAAAAGCAAAAACACTTGAAAAATTAGATCGCTATGAAGAAGCTATAGAAAATTATATCATTACAACGGAGCTAGATGATCCTATGGCTTTCGCTTATATAAGAATAGGTAAATGCTTTGAGAAATTGAAAGACGCAGATACGGCTGTAAAATACTATAAGAAAGCAGTACATGAAGATCCGTTATTGGAAAAAGGTTGGGTTTTATTGGCCAATCTATATTACCGAGAGAAAGATTACCAAAAAGCGGTTTATTATATAGGAAAGGCACTTCAAATAGATGATACTAAGGCTTCGTACTGGCGTAAATATGCTGATATAAATTTAAAACTAGATTTTTATGAAGAAGCCATAAAAGCCTTTTATAAATGTATTCAATTAGATGATTTTGCTATTGAGATATATATAGGATTGGCTGATGTGCTACAATTTTTGGGAGATTTTAATGATGCTTTAAAAGTTTTAATAAAGGCTAAAAGAAGGTATGAAAACTTTGCTGAAATAGAATATCGTTTATCTGGGCTATTTATGATATTAGATGAAGAAGCGTATAGTTTAACTCATTTAAAAAATGGATTGGCAATCGATTTTGAATCTCATAGCATTATAAAAGAGTTATATCCAACCGTGTTTGAAAAAGAAAATGTTAAAAAGATAATATCGGAATATAAGGTTTAG
- the pfkA gene encoding 6-phosphofructokinase — MMKEIKKIGVMTSGGDSPGMNAAIRSVVRTCAYHSIKCTGIYRGYQGMIEGDFKDLDARSVKGIINKGGTVLKSARSKDFMTVAGRQKAYEQLKKNEIDALVVIGGDGTFTGALIFNKEFDFPVIGIPGTIDNDIYGTTHTLGYDTTLNTVVDVIDKIRDTASSHNRLFFVEVMGRDVGHIALNVGVGAGAEEILIPEEDLGLDRLLESLKRSKESGKSSSIVVVAEGDKIGKNVFELKDYVEEHLPEYEVRVSVLGHMQRGGAPSCFDRVLASRMGVKAVESLLEGKSNYMVGLMHDKMTLTPLKKAIKGQSKIDKELIRVSDIVTI, encoded by the coding sequence ATTATGAAAGAAATAAAAAAAATAGGAGTTATGACTTCCGGAGGAGATTCTCCAGGAATGAATGCTGCAATTAGATCAGTAGTACGTACATGTGCGTATCACAGTATTAAATGTACAGGAATTTACAGAGGTTATCAAGGAATGATCGAAGGCGATTTCAAAGATCTAGATGCAAGAAGTGTAAAAGGAATTATTAATAAAGGAGGTACCGTTTTAAAATCAGCTAGGTCTAAAGATTTTATGACGGTAGCAGGAAGACAAAAAGCGTATGAGCAATTAAAGAAAAATGAGATTGATGCTTTAGTCGTCATAGGAGGAGATGGAACCTTTACAGGAGCTTTGATTTTTAATAAAGAATTTGATTTTCCAGTGATAGGGATTCCAGGAACAATAGATAATGATATTTATGGAACAACGCATACTTTAGGTTATGATACTACTTTGAATACTGTGGTAGATGTAATTGATAAGATTAGAGATACAGCAAGTTCACATAATCGGTTGTTTTTTGTAGAGGTTATGGGAAGAGATGTAGGGCATATAGCGTTAAATGTAGGAGTAGGAGCTGGAGCGGAAGAGATACTTATTCCGGAAGAAGATTTAGGGCTAGATCGACTATTAGAGTCTTTAAAAAGAAGTAAAGAGTCAGGAAAATCGTCAAGTATTGTAGTTGTAGCAGAAGGGGATAAAATAGGAAAGAATGTATTTGAACTGAAAGATTATGTAGAAGAGCATCTTCCTGAATATGAAGTTAGGGTTTCTGTATTGGGACATATGCAAAGGGGAGGAGCACCTTCATGTTTTGATAGAGTACTCGCTAGTAGAATGGGGGTAAAAGCTGTGGAAAGTTTGTTAGAAGGAAAGTCAAATTACATGGTAGGTTTAATGCATGATAAAATGACCTTGACACCTTTGAAAAAAGCAATTAAAGGGCAGTCTAAAATAGATAAAGAGTTAATTAGAGTTTCGGATATAGTAACGATATAG
- the gap gene encoding type I glyceraldehyde-3-phosphate dehydrogenase codes for MIKIGINGFGRIGRLAFRSAIRRENIEIVGINDLLDVDYLAYLLKYDSVHGRFDGEVAVVNGNLVVNGKTIRVSADKNPENLKWDEIGAEYIIESTGFFTTKEKAALHLKGGAKKVIISAPSKDANMYVMGVNHHEITKEELIISNASCTTNCLAPLVKVIHDNFGLTEGLMTTVHAATSTQSTVDGPNKKWRRGRSVVNNIIPTSTGAAAAVTKVIPEMVGKLTGMAVRVPVADVSLVDLTFKTAKKTSLKEIMAVLKKASETDFRGIIGYTEDEVVSQDFVSETRTSVIDAEASLELNEHFFKVISWYDNEFGYATKIVDLLEYSASL; via the coding sequence ATGATAAAAATAGGAATTAACGGATTTGGTAGAATTGGACGTTTGGCTTTTCGATCAGCGATTCGTAGAGAAAATATAGAAATAGTAGGAATAAATGATTTATTAGATGTTGATTATTTAGCATACTTGTTAAAATATGATTCTGTTCATGGTCGTTTTGATGGAGAGGTAGCTGTAGTGAATGGAAACTTGGTGGTAAATGGAAAAACGATCAGAGTTAGTGCAGATAAGAACCCAGAAAATTTAAAATGGGATGAGATCGGAGCAGAGTATATTATTGAATCTACAGGCTTTTTTACAACAAAAGAAAAAGCAGCACTCCATTTAAAAGGAGGGGCTAAAAAAGTAATTATTTCAGCTCCGTCTAAAGATGCTAATATGTATGTGATGGGGGTAAATCATCATGAGATAACCAAAGAAGAGTTAATTATTTCTAATGCTTCTTGCACCACGAATTGTTTGGCTCCTTTGGTAAAAGTGATTCATGATAATTTTGGATTAACAGAAGGGCTAATGACTACGGTGCATGCTGCAACTTCTACTCAGAGTACAGTAGATGGTCCTAATAAAAAATGGCGTAGAGGGCGTTCGGTTGTGAATAATATTATACCAACTTCAACAGGGGCAGCAGCAGCAGTGACTAAAGTGATACCAGAGATGGTAGGGAAGTTGACAGGAATGGCTGTAAGAGTTCCTGTGGCAGATGTGTCTTTAGTTGATTTAACTTTCAAAACAGCGAAAAAAACTTCCTTAAAGGAGATTATGGCAGTTTTAAAAAAGGCTTCTGAAACGGATTTTAGAGGGATTATAGGTTATACGGAAGATGAGGTGGTTTCTCAAGATTTTGTATCAGAAACAAGAACATCTGTCATAGATGCAGAAGCTAGTTTAGAGTTGAATGAACATTTCTTTAAAGTAATTTCTTGGTATGATAATGAATTTGGTTATGCAACGAAAATAGTAGATCTATTGGAGTATTCAGCATCATTATAA
- a CDS encoding methylglyoxal synthase has product MEIAIIAHDGKKAEMIQFLNKHKAILHQKDIRLIATGTTGTKAERAGFKVTKFLSGPFGGDAQIASRVAEGMCNMVLFFRDPHEKHPHEPDITMLLRLCDVHDIPLATNPATAELLMKAL; this is encoded by the coding sequence ATGGAGATAGCAATTATTGCGCATGATGGGAAGAAGGCAGAAATGATACAGTTTTTAAACAAACATAAAGCAATTTTGCATCAAAAAGATATCCGGTTAATAGCTACGGGAACAACAGGAACTAAGGCAGAGAGAGCAGGATTTAAGGTAACCAAATTTTTATCAGGTCCATTTGGTGGAGATGCGCAGATTGCAAGTAGAGTAGCAGAGGGTATGTGTAATATGGTATTGTTTTTTAGAGACCCACATGAAAAACATCCGCATGAGCCAGATATAACCATGTTATTACGCTTATGTGATGTGCATGATATTCCGTTAGCTACAAATCCTGCGACGGCAGAATTATTAATGAAAGCTTTGTAA
- a CDS encoding RidA family protein, with amino-acid sequence MKKIITTSKAPAPIGPYNQAILSGNTLYTSGQIPINPATGELVSDSIESETKQVMENMKEVLAAAEMTFENVVKTSIFISDMNNFSKINEVYAKYFNEDTAPARETVEVANLPKFVNVEISMIAIK; translated from the coding sequence ATGAAAAAAATAATCACAACTTCTAAAGCACCTGCTCCTATAGGACCTTATAATCAGGCCATATTAAGTGGCAATACGTTATACACTTCTGGTCAAATTCCTATAAACCCAGCAACTGGTGAATTGGTTTCTGACTCCATAGAATCAGAAACAAAACAAGTTATGGAAAACATGAAAGAAGTTTTAGCCGCTGCAGAAATGACTTTTGAAAATGTAGTAAAAACTTCTATTTTTATTTCTGACATGAACAACTTCTCAAAAATTAATGAAGTGTATGCTAAATACTTTAATGAAGATACTGCTCCTGCACGAGAAACCGTAGAAGTAGCCAATCTACCAAAGTTCGTAAATGTAGAAATCAGTATGATTGCTATTAAGTAG